The genomic stretch ATCGGAGGGCCGGTGAACAGGAGGCTCCTCGACTACATCGGGGAGCATTACGATTTTGAGATAGAGCGGACGCCCGGCTACGACGTGAAGGGCGTGATGGGGGTTCTCCACGCTGTCCGGAAGAACGGCCGGTGAAGATCCGCCGGCCTTCGCGGGTCGGGACGGTTCAGGGAATCCCGGCCGGGATAAAAAAGCCGGTAAATTCCCCGAGATCCGGCTGATTGCGGCTCACCGGCATGCATAAATAGGGACCGGCACCACCGCACCCGGTGGTGATGCAGTATGGCGCAGGCAAAAGAAGGCGACACCGTACAGGTGCACTACACCGGAAAACTGGAAGACGGGACGGTCTTCGACACATCAGAAGAGCGAACGCCCCTTGAGTTCACCATCGGCAGCGGCCAGATCATCCCCGGGTTCGAGCGCGCCGTGGTCGGCATGGAGCCGGGAGAGACGAAGACGGCGACGATCCCGCCCGAAGAGGCATACGGCCTCCACCGTGAGGAGATGACCATTACGGTGGACCGGGGACAATTCCCCGAGGATATCAACCCCGAACCCGGCCAGCAGCTCCAGGTTCAGCAGCCGGACGGCAGGGCGGCCATCGTCGTCGTCAGCGACGTCTCGGAATCGACCGTGACGCTGGACGCAAACCATCCCCTCGCCGGACAGCCCCTGACGTTCGATATCGAACTCGTGGATATCATCGCCGCCGGGCAGGAGCAGGTGGCCGGATAATCCTAAGAGCGGAGAATCCTTCTTAACTCCGGAAGCGGCCGGGTGTTCGCGATATCCCCGGCCGAGAGCCACCCCCGCCGGGCGGTCGCGACGCCGAGTTCCATACACCGGAGGTTCTCACGGCGATGGGCGTCCGAGGCGACCGAGAACCGGACGCCCACTCCAAGGGCCGCACGGGCGTTGACGTCGGAGAGGTCCAGCCTTCCGGGGAAGGCGTTGATCTCCATAAGAACCCCGAGCGTTGCCGCGGCATCGAAGACCGCGGCGAGATCGATCCGGTAGGGTTCGCGGGAGAGGAGGATCCGTCCCGTCGGGTGGCCGATGATATCGACGTGATCGTTCTGCATCGCCGTGAGCACCCGCTCGGTCATCTCGCTCTCGGACTGCTTGAACCCCGAGTGGACGCTCGCCACCACCACATCGAGGTCGGCGAGGAGGCTGTCCGGGAGGTCGAGCGTGCCGTCCATGCCGATGTTGCACTCGGTGCCGGAGAGAACGGTGAACTCGCCGTCGCTCTCCCGGTTGATCCGTTCGATCTCCCGCACCTGGTCGGCAAGGCGCCCGGGGGAGAGGCCGCGGGCGATACGGAGGCCCTCTGCATGGTCGCAGATGGCGATGTACTCGTAGCCGAGCGTCCGGGCCGCCTGTGCCATCTCCTCGATGGAATGAGCGCCCTCGCTCCAGCGGGTGTGGACGTGGAGGTCGCCCTTTATCGCGTCGTAGCCGACGAGGTCGGGCAGGGTTCCGGCCCGGGCGGCCTCAAGCTCGCCCCGGTCTTCCCGGAGTTCCGGCTCGATCCAGGCAAGACCGAGGGCGCGGTAGATCCCGGCCTCGTCCTCTCCCGCGACAGCCCGGCCGGTCGCCGGATCGACGAGCCCGTACTCGTTCAACCGCCAGTTCCTCGCGATCGCGAGTTTGCGCATGGCGATGTTGTGCTCCTTCGAGCCCGTGAAGTACTGGAGGGCGGCCCCGAAATGCCCGTCCTCCACGACCCGCAGATCGACCTGGATGCCGGTCGAGAGCGCCACCGAGGTCTTCGTCGTCCCCCGGACGAGGACGCGCTCGACCCCGGGGAGGGTGGCGAAGGCCTCCATCACCTCATCGGGCCAATAAGAGGTCGCGAGGATGTCGACGTCCCCGATCGTCTCTTTCCTCCGGCGGATCGACCCGGCGAGGCTCACCTGGCGGACAGACGCGAGCGAGGCAAGCCGCCGCTCGATCTCCCGGGCGACGGGAAGGATCTCCCCGAGAAGACGGCGCTCCTGTGCCGTCCGGCTCACGCGGATGCTCGCGAGGATGTTCGCTTCGGTCTTCTCCCCGAAACCGGGGAGATCGCGGATCCGGCCGGCCAGCCCCGCCGCCTCCAGGTCGTCGACCGTCCTGACGCCGAGTTCCCGGGAGAGGGCGATCGCCTTCTTCGGCCCGATCCCCTCGAGCCGGGTGAGGTGCTGCACGCCCTCGGGGATTTCTTCGCGGAGAGCGGAGAGGTATCCAAGACTACCGGTCTCGAGGATCTCGCGGATCTTTGCGGCGATGGCCCTGCCCACCCCGGGGATCTCGTCGAGATCGCCTTCCCGTGCGACGTCGGCGACACTCTCCGGCAGGGTCTCGATCGCCAGCGCCGCCCGCCGGTATGCCTGCGGTTTGAACCGGACGCCCTTGATCTCCAGGAGATCGGCGACTTCGTAGAGGATCGCCGCGACCTCGACATTTGGTACCCTTGAGTGGTTCTCCATGACGGTCACCGGAAGGCAAAGGGACTGCAGCCTGCGATTTCGGATCTATTCATCGCCTGCGCCTACTTGAAGGTTGTGATCTTACGACGGCCGAAGAAGCCGCGGCCGGTAACTCCATATGGTCGGAACGTCTCTCAATCTTCAGGAGGGATCACATGGGCGAGCGCAGGAAGGAATCGGTTGCCGAAGTCCTCGTCTCGCGAGTCATCGGGATCGTCGTCTTCCTGATCGTGCTCGGTATCCTGAACATCCTCGCGGGCGCCTACGTCCAGGCACCGATCTTCCTTCAGGTCGTCGAGTTCCTCAACGCCAACCTCGGGCTGCTCATCCTGATATCGGTCATCTTCCTCGTCGGCGACCTCTTCGGGGCGCTTCCGCTCCCCCTGAACCTCCCCGGGCCGATCTTCTGCGCATTCGGCGCCGTGCTCCTGGTCATCTTCATCGTCCGGCTCTTTCTGCTCGTCGGCGAGATCGCCGGCGTCGGATTCTTCTCCGTCCTTGAAGGGGCGCTTTCGCTCCCGGTCTACCTGCTCGTCTTCATCGTCGTGCTCATCGCGGGGTACATCGGGCTCTTCACGGATCGGGCATGAGCCGGGACTACTCGAACCCCTCCGCCTCCTCGAAGGTGCTCACCGCGTAGTCGCGCGGCGTCCCGGTCTTCGGGTCGATATGAACCAGCACGAAGAGTTCATGCTCGCCGTTCTCCCAGAGAGCAAGGGCGGGCCTGTCCTCCTTCGCATGAAACCCGAGCGCCCCGAGGAGTTCCCGGACCTCGTCGTAGGTGGGGTTCGCGGCGAATGTCTCCCTGATCCGGGCCTTCATGGCCTCCTGTGCATCCCGGTCGATGGGTACCTGTTCCGGCATACGCCGACCATACCACATACGCCCGGATAAACCTGACCCGGCAGGGGCGATCAAAGGTGAACCTGCCGCGGGTCTCGAAGGGAGAGAGCCGTTACCGGGCGTTGAAGCCGGCCGACTCCCCTTCGTCGTCTTCCAGGTCGTCGTAGGCGGCCACCCGGTAGCCCGCGTAGCCGCCCCCGAGGTTCATCTGCAGGAGGACGAAGATCCTGAGTTCGGGCTGCACCCATATCGCGACGTCGGCATCGTCCTGCTCCGGTATGAAGTTGCGCGAACGAAGCGCCTCCCGGACGTCGGTGTAATCGGGCGTCGACTGGATGATCTCCTCGATCTCCACCATCACGGCCTGCCGCTGCAGAGTCTCGATCTCGCCAAGCATGCCGCCCCCGAACGCTCCCCTCGTATAAAAGATGATCCGGGATACGGCGGCGCACCGGACGGCGTCAATCGAAGCGTG from Methanoculleus chikugoensis encodes the following:
- a CDS encoding FKBP-type peptidyl-prolyl cis-trans isomerase, which gives rise to MAQAKEGDTVQVHYTGKLEDGTVFDTSEERTPLEFTIGSGQIIPGFERAVVGMEPGETKTATIPPEEAYGLHREEMTITVDRGQFPEDINPEPGQQLQVQQPDGRAAIVVVSDVSESTVTLDANHPLAGQPLTFDIELVDIIAAGQEQVAG
- the polX gene encoding DNA polymerase/3'-5' exonuclease PolX gives rise to the protein MENHSRVPNVEVAAILYEVADLLEIKGVRFKPQAYRRAALAIETLPESVADVAREGDLDEIPGVGRAIAAKIREILETGSLGYLSALREEIPEGVQHLTRLEGIGPKKAIALSRELGVRTVDDLEAAGLAGRIRDLPGFGEKTEANILASIRVSRTAQERRLLGEILPVAREIERRLASLASVRQVSLAGSIRRRKETIGDVDILATSYWPDEVMEAFATLPGVERVLVRGTTKTSVALSTGIQVDLRVVEDGHFGAALQYFTGSKEHNIAMRKLAIARNWRLNEYGLVDPATGRAVAGEDEAGIYRALGLAWIEPELREDRGELEAARAGTLPDLVGYDAIKGDLHVHTRWSEGAHSIEEMAQAARTLGYEYIAICDHAEGLRIARGLSPGRLADQVREIERINRESDGEFTVLSGTECNIGMDGTLDLPDSLLADLDVVVASVHSGFKQSESEMTERVLTAMQNDHVDIIGHPTGRILLSREPYRIDLAAVFDAAATLGVLMEINAFPGRLDLSDVNARAALGVGVRFSVASDAHRRENLRCMELGVATARRGWLSAGDIANTRPLPELRRILRS